Sequence from the Equus przewalskii isolate Varuska chromosome 11, EquPr2, whole genome shotgun sequence genome:
tctcctcttgtggctttttttttttttttttttttacttgctttCAGCTCCATCCTGCTGCCGCTTTCAGCCACCCCTCCTCCCAACACTATTATCTTTCTCTCTGATCTGCCCACTCCAGTTTCCCCAGCTCTCTCTTCAGGCTGACATTTCCCTCAATTTAGAAATGACGCTGTTGATCTGCCATTTATGTAGTTATCCTTCCTGACTCAgatgttctttctttgtttccccGCCTTTCTCTTTGTTGACTCCCCCCATCCTGTTGTAAGGGGAGGTTTTACACAGGTTTCTTGCTTCTCGAAAAAGAATCAAAGCTTCTACCTTGGAAATCTTACTTTACTGGGGGGATGTCAGACTTGCCTAGGTTTTGAGAGTTCTCTGTAATGGGATTCTTTATGGTGGATGACTTTCTTCAGGGAAATAGGGCTGCCACCCCTTTCATGTCGTATTAGAAGTGAGGGCTTCCCCATTTAAAGAGAGTAtgaattcttatttctctttaaagagCTGTGGAGATTGTGAGGGTCACCAGCCACTGGTTCCTGAGTACCGTTCTAGCAATGAGAGACCAACTTGGTCCTCCTCAGTTCTAGCTGCAGAGGGTCGTGGACCACTATTAATACTTTCTCCTACAGAACTTTAAAAAGCGGCTTCCATTCTTTCTATACCATTCTCACCTTGGAAAGAGGTGCTTTTCTGGTGCTTCTCTTGATCATGGTGTGCCTTGTTTGCTGACAGCTGAGGTTACACATTGAGGTCAGGACTCCTAGCTCATCTTTTCTAACTTGCATCTTTTTCTGGGAgaggaattttcctttttgtaatttctctttctctctcaaacgTGGTGTCAGAATTTAAGCAGTCTTTAAAGGATCTTACTGGGGTACAATAGTATAAAATAGCTGGCGCTGCTGACTGGTTTTGAAACCTTCTGAGTTAGGTAACAAGATACAGAGAATAATGTTAGCTTGAAATTTCTTGCGATAGGAGCCTTCGGTTCTTAAGagctctctcattctctcttgctctctcctcaTCACATCCTCTCTCCCGCCAACTTAAGTGTTTCATTCCCAGCTCTCTTACTCACAAGACTGTTTGCCCCACCTTCTGAAATCCTGCTTAACTCACAAGAACTTTTATAGAACCTCTCTGATCCGTTCCCCACAAACCATTTCCAGCCTCCTTGCTCTGACTTTGCAGCTCTCAGCCCGTCTGGCCCTCCTTCCATTTGACTTCCAGTGTCAGTATCAATTCACATCAGCAGAAACAAAGGAGCTGCTGCACTCAGCCTTGTTTATCCAGTTTTGCTCTGTGTAGTGAGGACATGGCTGCCTCCTAAAGGCAAGCAAATGTGAgcctgttcccttctctccactctgcAACACAAGATTCATGCCTACCTCAAATTACAGTCATTACAGCTCATTGACTCAAGCCCGGCTGTCTTGTGGTGTCACCGCCTTGTGTGTAGTATGTGTCTTTCTCAGTTGCTGGGAACATGCTAAGCTGCGCCTAAGTGGTCTATTGTGGCTGCTCAGCAAAAGCCCCCCTCGGATTCCAGAACAGGGTTTGTTGGTGTGTCGAGTTATGGAGATAAGCAACAGAGACTTACGCTGTCCAGCTTCCCATGCTAGGAGCCTCCCGCTCATGGAGTATGTCCCAGCTTATCTAGGCCAGCCTCCCCTGTCTATAGCAGAGGAACCTGAGGTCCACGTGGGTTGACTAAATGTCCGTGTTTATGTGGTGACTAGCAGCCAAGCCAGGTCTTTTTACTCCCAAGTCAAGTCAAGATGTCCTAGACATTTATGGGTAGCAGGATACTTTGGGAAAGAAATCACCTCTACCTTGTTTGTTTATAATAAGATTGACCAAATATGTGAATATGAATTTTTATGGTTAGTTTAAGCTCCAATACTAAAGTACTTGTTAAACCCTGAAGGATGAGAACAAGATTGGTTCTATACACATGCTGCTTAGAACCAGAAAACTCCTGGCACTGTGCAGTTTTCCAGCTTTTTAAAGCACTAAAAGGTTTACCCTTGATTCACAGTTCAAATTGAGTCTTTTGAGTCCAAGAAGGTTCTTTCCTATATAATTTAATGGTGTGAGAATGGAGAAGGGCCTAGGGTGGGCCTTTGAACAAATAAGTTTTGTATCAGTACAATGGTACTCAGTGAAAAGTAGGCTTCAGGGAAATTCAAATGCTTTCAGATGTTTTCCATTGTCTGTAAAATTAGTATATAGAATTCATTAGTTGGCTAAATACctagttcaaaattcaaaagatgtAGAAGGGCGTATAGGAGAAAGTCCCCTAGTTTTTTCCCTGGAGGCCTACAGTTTCTTGTTCACCTTTTCGGTACATAAATGGTAGCATCCTACAACACCTCTCAGCActgtaccttgctttttttttctaattatcttgGAGATTGTTTAGTATCAGTGCATGAAgagcttccttctttttttatggccaaatagaATTTCATTGTATAGGTATACCATAGTttgctaaatatatttttgtaagtcCCCAGACCTTGTTGAACTCTCTTCCTCGTTTGCAAAAAGGAGCTAACCTCTGCTTCTCAGGGTCATGGGGGTCAAGAGAAATAGCATCTTGCCTAGCACAGGGCCAGACTCATAAGAGGCAGAGAATGAACATTAGTTGCTTTCCCTCTTTGTGGGTTAGACTTAAGTCTGGTTAGATACATGATGAATTATGTGTTCCTGACAGTAATTTATTTGTAAAGTGCCTTTCCTCATAATGGCTTAGTCAAGGGGCTTGGTGTCCCATGAGGCAAAAATGGAGGCAAGTAGAAGCAAAGTGACAGTCTCCTGGTCCCTGGAGCCTTCTAGAGAAGCCAATGGCAAGGGAGAGGGGTAGCTCAGCACCCTTAACCCTGTGCCTCCAgcccacaccccagcccctggtTTTGTCTCCCTGCAGCCTGGGGGAGCAGTACTACAAAGACGCCATGGAGCAGTGCCACAATTACAATGCCCGCCTCTGTGCTGAGCGCAGCGTGCGCCTGCCTTTCTTGGACTCGCAGACCGGAGTAGCCCAGAGCAACTGTTACATCTGGATGGAAAAGCGACACCGGGGTCCAGGTGAGGGTCCAGACTCAGGAGCACAGGAGGAAGACGCTTCCTCATCTTAGGTGACGCCAGCTGAGAGGGTTTTCCTTAGCCCAGGGAGGATGAAGCGGACAGGTTCATACCAGCATCTTTGTGTCTGCAGGGCTGTCCTGCTGAGGCTTTTACGGGCTTCTGGAGAGCCGTGTGTTGGCCAGGGTCCCTGAGCTtacatctctttcttttccatgaaCTATCCCTCCCCTTGCTCCCAGGCCCTCACTGTCCATATTCTTCCCTTGCTGTGGAACTCAAAGTGGGGCCGACTCATCTAGAAAGTGTTTGATACTATTTTCTAGGACTGGGTTAGGGCTTgacttccctgtctctctctttcttccacagGATTGGCCTCTGGACAGCTGTATTCCTACCCTGCCCGGCGCTGGCGGAAAAAGCGGCGAGCCCACCCTCCTGAGGATCCAAGGCTTTCCTTCCCATCTATTAAACCAGGTAAAGCACACTCCTCCCTGAGCAGGGGCGTGGCCTGCCGCCTGGTAAGAGGCCTGCTAATCAGCTGTTGTACCAGGCCCAGTACTAGATCCTGAAGATactcaaatgaataaataagatgtGATTCCTTCCTGTAAAGAGCTCAGTCTAAGAGGAAACAGGTAAACAGTTAAGTTATGGTGCCAAGTGAGCTAGGGCATCTTGGTTCCTGGGCAGCCGGAGACCAGAAGACAGTGACTGGCCTGTGGCTGGCCCAGCACTGTGTAGACCCGGAGCGGTGTGCTTTCAGCCCTTCTGAGCCTCGCCCTGTCCTGACCTTGCCTGCAGACACAGACCAGACCCTGAAGAAGGAGGGGCTCATCTCTCAGGACGGCAGTAGTTTAGAGGCTCTGTTACGCACCGACCCCCTGGAGAAGCGAGGTGCCCCAGATCCCCGGGTTGATGACGACAGCTTGGGCGAGTTTCCTGTGACCAACAGTCGAGCACGGAAGGTACACGATGAACACTGTGGCTAAGGGAGCTTGGAGGGAAGCCAGCCTCTTCCTCAGAGGCCACGCAGTGATCAGAATGGGAGCAGAAGCTGCGGGGCAGGAGACAGGCCCCTGGAGTTCTGTTCTGCTTCATTCCCCGGTTGGCACCGGGTACTGACTGGCCTCACTGTCAGTCTCTCCTGCTCCTTTCCTTCCAAGTACAGACTCTTACTCATTCATCTTCTTTTGTCACAAAAGTTTTTTGGTGCCTGGGGTTACACAGGTGAAGCAGACCTGGTTCCTGCCAACAGGGAAGATAAAACTATACATAAAAATAGTAAGAGCTAAATGTCTGCCAGGCAGTGTGCAAAGTgcttttccatcattttcttcaGTCTGTACCACCTTATCAGGTTGATCCTGTGGTCCTCGTTTTACATACAGGGAGGCTAAGGCGGAGCAGTGAACAGAAACTTCCACAAAGGAAGCTGTAAGCAGCAAAGTTCTACTTTAAGTTGAGGAAGTGAGGTGTTGGAAAGGAACCACCAATAGTATGCTCCCAGGGCAGCAggtcagaggcaggagagggcacGGTTACTTGGGGATCAGAGAAAGCTTTATGAAGACATGGCATTCGATTCGGCCACTTGGAGATGGTGGGAAAGGCATTCCTGGCTTAGGGAACAGCATGAAGAGAAGCAGAGGCGGGAAAGCACAAAGCATTGAGGGAGATGGAACCGGATCATAGGGTGAAGGGTGGCAGTGAGGAGTGAGGCTGGAGTGGAGAGCCGGGTCACAGAGGAGGTGCTGGGCGGCCTGGGCCAAGCCCGTTGCAGGGGAGCTTTTGGCTGTACGATATTTCTGCCCATCTTAATCCTCCTGTCCACTCAGCGGATCCTAGAGCCGGATGACTTCCTGGATGACCTCGATGATGAGGACTATGAAGAAGACACTCCCAAGCGCCGGGGCAAGGGAAAATCCAAGGTGAGGGCCAGAGTGCTGCCTGCAGCCTTTGGCGGGGCCTGCAGCATTCGCTGTTTTGTTGCTTGTCATTGCCATTTTCCCTCTGGTGTGAGATTAGTAGCCGCTTCCAGGAGAGTTTAACTGCTCGGAGCGACACACCTTAGTAAGGGCatctttttgctctttttggCAGGGTAAAGGTGTGGGCAGTGCCCGTAAGAAGCTAGACGCTTCCATCCTGGAGGATCGGGACAAGCCCTATGCCTGTGACAGTGAGTGCCTCACGAGTGGGTGGGTAGTCCTTGCCTTGGACCAGCCCCTGCTCAGGAtgtgagaggagggagggctgtgTTCTTTCTAGAGTGGTAAAACAAGCCTGCACTCTCCTTCTGCCTGCTGACTGGTTCCCTCTGAGAGCCCTGGGAACCTGACCTCTGCTACACGACGGGGGGACCTGCATGCTGTGGGAGAGATGTCTGCTGtcctctggggtgggggtgccagTAGGGGGCACACACAGCAGGCAGGGTTGGCCTCTCAATAGATGGCATCCAGGTCTGCTGGCCCCAGTGAAGTCAGGGCCCCAGGAGTCCAACACCGAGTTTTTCAATGtctgttctctctcccccttttctctgACTTGCCCCACTTCTGTCCCTCCACCCTGGGAGCACCATCGCCGCTGGGGTTTCTCTCTCGTCTGCTCCgctttcctgctgctgctgctcctgtctCGAGTGTATCAAGGCCTCCTTCTCatgacttttctttctgtctttcagatAGTTTCAAACAAAAGCATACCTCGAAAGCGCCCCAGAGAGGTAGCTCTCTCGACTTTTCAGACTTTTGGTTTCCTatccctttttccctccttccatgTCCTCCTGCCTTTCTCAT
This genomic interval carries:
- the DPF2 gene encoding zinc finger protein ubi-d4 isoform X4, which produces MAAVVENVVKLLGEQYYKDAMEQCHNYNARLCAERSVRLPFLDSQTGVAQSNCYIWMEKRHRGPGLASGQLYSYPARRWRKKRRAHPPEDPRLSFPSIKPDTDQTLKKEGLISQDGSSLEALLRTDPLEKRGAPDPRVDDDSLGEFPVTNSRARKRILEPDDFLDDLDDEDYEEDTPKRRGKGKSKGKGVGSARKKLDASILEDRDKPYACDICGKRYKNRPGLSYHYAHSHLAEEEGEDKEDSQPPTPVSQRPEEQKSKKGPDGLALPNNYCDFCLGDSKINKKTGQPEELVSCSDCGRSGHPSCLQFTPVMMAAVKTYRWQCIECKCCNICGTSENDDQLLFCDDCDRGYHMYCLTPSMSEPPEGSWSCHLCLDLLKEKASIYQNQNSS
- the DPF2 gene encoding zinc finger protein ubi-d4 isoform X2, encoding MAAVVENVVKLLGEQYYKDAMEQCHNYNARLCAERSVRLPFLDSQTGVAQSNCYIWMEKRHRGPGLASGQLYSYPARRWRKKRRAHPPEDPRLSFPSIKPDTDQTLKKEGLISQDGSSLEALLRTDPLEKRGAPDPRVDDDSLGEFPVTNSRARKRILEPDDFLDDLDDEDYEEDTPKRRGKGKSKGKGVGSARKKLDASILEDRDKPYACDNSFKQKHTSKAPQRVCGKRYKNRPGLSYHYAHSHLAEEEGEDKEDSQPPTPVSQRPEEQKSKKGPDGLALPNNYCDFCLGDSKINKKTGQPEELVSCSDCGRSGHPSCLQFTPVMMAAVKTYRWQCIECKCCNICGTSENDDQLLFCDDCDRGYHMYCLTPSMSEPPEGSWSCHLCLDLLKEKASIYQNQNSS
- the DPF2 gene encoding zinc finger protein ubi-d4 isoform X1, whose amino-acid sequence is MPPGRIEQAPLHGLGEQYYKDAMEQCHNYNARLCAERSVRLPFLDSQTGVAQSNCYIWMEKRHRGPGLASGQLYSYPARRWRKKRRAHPPEDPRLSFPSIKPDTDQTLKKEGLISQDGSSLEALLRTDPLEKRGAPDPRVDDDSLGEFPVTNSRARKRILEPDDFLDDLDDEDYEEDTPKRRGKGKSKGKGVGSARKKLDASILEDRDKPYACDNSFKQKHTSKAPQRVCGKRYKNRPGLSYHYAHSHLAEEEGEDKEDSQPPTPVSQRPEEQKSKKGPDGLALPNNYCDFCLGDSKINKKTGQPEELVSCSDCGRSGHPSCLQFTPVMMAAVKTYRWQCIECKCCNICGTSENDDQLLFCDDCDRGYHMYCLTPSMSEPPEGSWSCHLCLDLLKEKASIYQNQNSS
- the DPF2 gene encoding zinc finger protein ubi-d4 isoform X3, which translates into the protein MPPGRIEQAPLHGLGEQYYKDAMEQCHNYNARLCAERSVRLPFLDSQTGVAQSNCYIWMEKRHRGPGLASGQLYSYPARRWRKKRRAHPPEDPRLSFPSIKPDTDQTLKKEGLISQDGSSLEALLRTDPLEKRGAPDPRVDDDSLGEFPVTNSRARKRILEPDDFLDDLDDEDYEEDTPKRRGKGKSKGKGVGSARKKLDASILEDRDKPYACDICGKRYKNRPGLSYHYAHSHLAEEEGEDKEDSQPPTPVSQRPEEQKSKKGPDGLALPNNYCDFCLGDSKINKKTGQPEELVSCSDCGRSGHPSCLQFTPVMMAAVKTYRWQCIECKCCNICGTSENDDQLLFCDDCDRGYHMYCLTPSMSEPPEGSWSCHLCLDLLKEKASIYQNQNSS